GTACTGCACATACGCAGTCCAATGGCAGCGGCTTCTCCGGTGACGTTGCTCACACATTGGAGAGCGGAGGCGCTCAGACTATCGCCTTTGCGCAGAACAGCCGCAACGAAGTGCGATTGCATGGCGGAGACGGAATGACAGTCGGAGCACTCGTAGCGCAACCAGGCGCTAAACGGCAATCCTACGTCGCCTTCTCCGCGAAAGACTATGGTGCCGACGCGGATAAAGTCGCACCGACACTGCGCGGAATGGGACATGACCGGAGCCATGCCAATGGTGGTGGCCAGATAGCGATCGCCTTCACACAGAACCAGGAAGGGGACGTCCTTAGCGGCGATGTCATGCACCCGCTGGGAACGAACTCAAACGCCACCGGACGAAACGCTCCAACTCTTGCCTTCACGCTTCATGGCAGTGATCGAGCGGCAAGTGCGGCATCGTCCACCGATATTGCTGGAAGTCTGCGCACCCGCGCGCCCGGAAGCGTCGAGAACAGCTCGACGACCGCCGTGCTGCAGGAACAGCCTGTCGCATGGGCTGGAGAACTCACTGCCTCGACCGATATAGCGGGGACCCCTCAACGTGGCGGCGAGGGAGGGAGGTCCGACGGGGTGATGACCCCTCAGTTGGCCGTGCGGCGGCTGACACCGCGCGAGTGCGAACGGTTGCAAGAATTCCCCGATGATTACACGCTGGTCGAGTATCGCGGCAAGCTGGCGGCCGATGGCCCCCGCTACAAAGCGCCCGGCAATTCGATGGCGGTTCCAGTCATGCGCCGGATTGGCGAGCGCATCGCAGCCGTCGATGCAATCCTCCGTGATCGACACGGCAACGGGAGCGTCCGATGAGTCGGCAGGCCCTCACTCAGACGACACTGGCGCGTACCTCCCAGGCGCGGAGAGAAGCAGCCCCTCTTCTTGCCTTTGCCGCCCCTGAACTCGACCGACCCCTCTCGCCTCACACTCCGTCGCCCGCAGACAGGTTCTCTGCATGGAAGGGTACGGAGGACGATCGAGAGCGGACGGCGCGGTTAACCCACCCTCTGCTTTTGGAGCCGGATCTGTGGCAGTCGAGTCCAATTGGTTCTATCACTGTCCGGTTGCACCGTCATCCTGAACGCCATCGAGTCCTTCGGACGGGTATTTCCATAGCGCGCCATCTCTCCTGTATTTTCCCTGCTCACCCTCGGTCACTCGCTTCAGTGCTTTACCCGCGCCCTGCGGCACGGCGCGTCTCTGCTTCCGCTATGCCGCCCTACGGGTTACGGCTTTCAGAAAATCTTTGTGCAACGAACGCAAAAAGATTTCCCGAACCTTCCGTAAAAGCGCCGCTTGGCACTTGGGAGCGGGGCACCTCGCGTCGCTTCGCGCAAGAGTGTCCCGAGGGCAATCCGGGCAAATACAAACAAGGAGAAACACAATGGCACTCTACGAAAACAACGTCAAACTGAAGGGCTACGTCGGCAAGGACGCCGAGAGCTACGCAACCAAACAGCAGCAGACCTTCGCGGTCTTCTCGGTCGCCGTCAAGTCCGGCTACAAGGACAAGCAGACAGACCAGTGGGTGAACCGTACCGAGTGGCCCCGTATCGTTGTCTTCGGCAAGCCCTCCGACTACGCAAAGTACCTGAAGAAGGGTGACTACGTCGAGATCGAAGGCGAGTTGCGCAGCTCCGAGCGCGAGGTCGAGATCGTCAAGGACAAGAAGAAGACGAAGATCAAGATTCGCGATTGGGAGGTACGCGCCAGCAGCGTGAAGAAACTGGCGAAGCCTTCCTCAGGGGAGAATCTCGATTCCGAGACCATCACGGAGGGCGACGCGGCTTAGGCCGCGTTGTCCTTCCTCGGGAGGTCCAGCCATGACACTCTTCGAAAACACCGTCAAATTGCGCGGTTTCCTAGTAAAGGATTCTGCGTCTCCCCCTTCGGATGGAGTCACGGACGACGCTTTCGCAGTCCTGTTTCTCGCAACGATGTCCGGTACCTGGAATATCGCTTATAGCGAGTGGATTCCACGCACCACCTGTCACAGGATCGTCTGTCCGGGACCCTACTTCTGCGGCTTCACTCGTGGAATGAAGCGCGGGGAATATGTCGAAGTAGAAGGTGAACTCTATGTCTACGACTATGAGCGGCCAGTCGTCGTGGAAGGCGAGCGCTTTACGGCGGAACGATTTAGATGCGAGGTCAGGGCGCTTCAAGTGCGCAGGCTGGAGCGTCCACCAATGGTCGTCGATACGGGCGAGAACGACTAACGCGGTCTCGCTCTCTTTCGCGGAGAGGCTATTGCCTCTCCGCTTTTCTTCTTACATTGCCGCGCAGTTCGCACGGAAAGGATATTGATGATCGCCAACGCCGCCTTCGTCGCCACACTGATCTTTCTCACGCTTGGCTTCTGGTTGAGCAATGAGCTTCGCTTCCTCACTCCGTGGCGCGGCTTCATCCTCCACAACCATCTTCAGAGCATCGCGCTTTACTGCGCTCTGCTCTTCACCAACCTCCTCGGCCTCACCGTCTGGATCGAGCGCAAGTTCTTCCTGCGCGACACAGGCCGGAAGCTCAGGCATCTCGATCAGGAGATTCATACCGGTCAAAGCGAACTGTCCGAAGAAATCCTTTCCCGCTTCGGCGGAGAAGAGGAGGAACAGTAATCATGCAGAGCGAAGACCAATATATGGAACGCACCCCCGACCTTGTGGCGAGGATTCGCAAGCTGCGCGAAGCCGCAGAAAAAGAGATGAACCGCTTTACCTGTCTGTCCGACTACGACGTGCGCCGTGTCGTCGGACAGGGACCGAGGACCGCTTCAGTTTCGGCCGAAACAGTCTCTGCCTCGGCCGCCCAGAGCCGTCCGAAGAAGTCCTCGGGCAAGCCCTCGAACACGCAGACCTCGATTCAGTTTTCGCTTGCTCCTGCGGAGCCGGGGGATGGCGGGGAGGCTGAATGAAAATCGATATTCCCCAGGAACTCCCTCACCGCCGTGAGAACGGCGGTGCAGTTCCGGAACACTCCGCAACGCGCAAACTACCGGACAATCCCATCCTCCATCGCCTGCGGTCTCTGGGGGAGCCTGGCACGGACGCTCGCCGCTCCCCTCCACGGGCGAAGCACCCCCATGACGAGTCTGCGTCTGAGCTTCCGCATGATCGCCGCCGTCCTGCGCCCTCCGCCGATCCTCGGCGTCCGGCACGGACAGGCGGGAGCATTGTGGGACTGGAGCTCCGCCCTGAAGAAAAGCAGCTTCTACGAGAGGCTGGACGCTTTCGCGTCGTCCGCACATCGGACCTCCGCGAGACGCTATACCAGGGCAAAGCCCGGCCTCTCGAGAATGATCTGAAGTATCTCCGCGACAAGGGCTTGATTGAAACCCGATTCGTCAATCTGCGCCGCGATGGACGGCGGCGCACGATTGAACGCACCGAGGTCGTCACCCTTACCAAAGACGGCCGTCGCCTCCTGCTGAAGCAAGGCGACCTACCGAATGACCAGAGAGTCTATACCGGACTTGTGAAGCCCCGCGAGATCGAGCATGACTCCCAGATCTACCGCGCCTACCGGAAAGAGTCGGAGAAGATCGAGAAGAAAGGTGGCACCAATCTCCGCGTAAAGCTCGATTTCGAGATCAAGTCCCAGGTTCAGAAGGCGATCTACGCCGAGCGCAAAGCCGATCCCAAACGCGACATGGCCGAGATCAAAGAGGAGGTAGCACTGCGTTTGGATCTGCCCTTCGTCGATGGCAAGATTCAGATCCCGGATGCGCGAATCGAATTCGATCAGCCCAGCGGAGTGGATCATAACTTAGACGACCGGACCCTAACTGGTCATGAGGACATCGAGGTCCTCACCGCCGCCTATCACGCCGGACACCTGCGCGCGAAGGCGCAGGCAGGTTTCCGCAACTATGCATCTTCGTCCGACTTCTCCACGATTTCTTCGAAGATCGAGGACGACCACCACATGATGCGAGACATTCTGGAGCTCTGACTATGGACTACGATCCAATCTCTTCTCTCGAAGCCATCGGATACATCGAGCGGGAGGCTTCGTTCCTCTATCTGGTCGCGGTACACTCCGGCTACTTCCTTCGCCGCCAGTATTGCCGATTCGCGGGGCGCGACGGAGGTACGCTCTTCTCCCGATTTCTCAAGAAGGCCGACCGACACCGCCATTTTCATGTGATCGAGTGCGGTCAGGGTTGGCACATCTACCACCTGACCTCGAAGTCGATCTATAGGGCGCTCGAACGGCCCCACTCCCAGCACCGCCGCATTAAGGGCGACTCTTATATTAAGTCGCGTCTCATGGTGCTGGACTTCGTCCTCGCCTACGTGCGCGTGAACTTGCTCACGGATGAGGCCGGCAAGGTCGATTTCTTCACGACGCAGTGTGGCGTTCGTTCGGAGCTACTACCCAGAAGTTACGCCGGGAGGCTGATGTACTTTCCCGATGGGTTCCCCATCCTGGTCTCGAACTCCGGCGTTCCTAGCTTCACCTTCTTCGACGGAGGCCAGGCGACCTCCTCACGGTTCGAGCGTTTCCTCGCACAGTACCAGCCCCTATTCGCAGCTCTTGGTGAGTTCAATCTCATCTTTGTTGCCGACACTGAGAGTAACTCTTCGAGAGCGAAGGCTACCTTCCATCGTTTTTTACCTGCCGACTGCCTGCGCGGTGTCACGCCGACGACACCCCTCGGCGTCGACCACTTCGTCCAGTTCCTCGAAGTCAGGCAGCAGTCCGAAGTCGGTGGACGCGGAGTTCTGTCCAGCGATCTCAAGACTCTGCGGGAGGGCGAAGCTATGTATACGTCACTGGAGCACCAGGCTCTCTACTCGGCATGGAAGATCGGCAGCACCACGGTGGAGAAGATTCGTCAGAGATTTCTCCAGACCTCGATGCGGGTGAACTTCTCCACCGTGGTCCTGCCTTACCGCTATCCAGTCGATGTCGCGCGGCCCGGAGTTCGCTCCCACGAGGGTGACGACACCCCATACCAGACCCGTGACGAGACCCCTTCTGCCGAGGATAAGCCATGAGATTCCAACTAGTTCCGCAGATAGGTAGTGTCAGGGAGGGGTATGTGCCGGGGGTGGGAGCGACCCCGCCCTCCGGGCTGCCGCGTCGACTGACGCCGCGCTGGTCGCTCCCACCCCCGGCACACCACGTATCCAGGAAATATCTAACGCAGATATTTCACTGATTCGCGCTGGGTACTAACCGGATCAGCTCAGCATGGTTCGCTGATCCTCAGAGCATCCGGGGCAAGATTCACCAACGATCGCAAACTCATCCATAGGAGAAACTCCATGAGCAAGCTGAAACTGGAGCACGGCGTCAGCAGGATTCGGCGCGCGAAGCTGCAATCCTCCATCGATCAGACTGTAGCTGATGACATCGAGCTATTGGCCGAGTGGTCGAATAACGAAACCAACTACGTCATCAATGAACTACTCCGCTTCGCGCTGACTCAGGAAGAGGAGTTCCAGAGACACAAGATCAGTTCCGCCACGGCCGCTCCTACAAAGCCAGCACTAACACCCATCAAATCCGTATCAGAACCTGCTGCACAACCGGACATGGCGGTATCGAGTACCGCAGCCCGCACTTAGCGAGGTATCGAACCATGCGTTTCAGAGCTTCACTTCAAAATATCGTCCGGCCTATGGTCGAGTACCGTTTCCTGCTGTCGCTGGGATTGAGCGCGGCTTGCGGCATCGTCCTCGGCAGCATGTTCCCCATCAACACAGCTAACCCATTTCTGCGATTGATCGAGTTGGAGCGGCCTCTGGTCTTTCAGGCGGTGGTCAGGAGCTACAACCTGTTTCTGTACTCGACTCCGTTCATCGCCTGCTCCATGAGCTTCTCGTTGCTGTATGTGCATCTCTACAGAACAGAGTTGGGACTGACCGCTGGCACGCTGCCTCCGTATTCTGATCCGCATACCCGGGCTGAGCTTTCCCTGGTCCTTGGCGAGGTACACCGTCAGCTCGTTCCGAAGCCCAGCCCGGCTCCACACTGGCTCTCGATTCCCGAGCGCGGCCTTTATACCGGCATCGCCTCGTTCGGCTCCATCGGGAGCGGCAAGACCTATGGGCTAATTCTTCCGGCGATGCGACAGTTATTCGCATATCGGGCCGACGATCCGGCGCGAAGGCTCTCCGGCATTGTTCTGGAGGTCAAGGGCGATCTTTGCCGGCAGCTTCACCGCATCCTTAAATGGTGCGGGCGGGAACAGGATTATGTCGAAGTCTCGCTCAATGGCAACGTCCGCTATAACCCCCTGAACAACTCGCTCGACGCTTACGCACAGGCGTTTAACATTGCTTCGATCATCACCTCGATCTGGGGCAGAGGCAAGGAACCCTTCTGGCAGCAGTCCTACACAGACCTTATGCGGTACGTGATTCTCCTCTATCGCATCCGCGACGGATACCTCACGATGGTCGATCTGTTTCGCACCGTCATCAGCGCGGGCAGACTCGAAGAGATGCTGACCGAAGTTGGTTCGCGCTTCAGCACCACGAGCTATATTGGCATCAGTAAGGAAACGTACCGCGAACATGAGGTGCAGCTATCTCCGCTTGGCTTCAAGTGGAACGAAGATGCAGGTCTTCACCTGATCCCGTGGACCGAGGCGCTGGAGAATCTGCTGATACAGGAGACATCCGCACCCTTCGAGGTCTTCACGCGCAAACCGCATCGACCGGAGCAGCGCGACCGTTTTGACAGTATCCAGTATTGGTATTGGGAGCACTGGAAGTTCTTTCGCTCTGAGGTCAAGACCTCCATCATCCAGGGCATCGTCGTCTTCCTTTCGCTCTTCGAGACTGATCCCGATGTTCGCCGTGTCTTTTGTCCGCCGAAGGAACTCTATGATGGCAAGCCATGCGCTTCTGATCCAAACGGCATCATCCTGTCCTCATTCGACGAATTGATCGAATCGGGCGCGGTGGTTGGCCTGAACTTTCCTGTGGCTCTGAACCCGGCGCTTGCCAAGACCCTCGGCACAATGATGAAAATCGACTATCAACGTGCCGTGATGTTGCGTATCCCAAAGATGGATGCGGAACCGCAGAAACACTTTCGTCCAACCGTCTTCATCTGCGATGAGTACCAGAACTTCGCTACGGTCGGCGGCGACAATCCCACCGGCGACGAACGCTTCCTCTCCATCTCCCGGCAACCGAAGTGCATCCCCATCGTCGCCACCCAGAGTATCTCCAGTCTCAAGGACGCACTGCCCAACGAAGGTGTCAAGACGCTGCTACAAGCGCTCCGCAACAAGGTGTTCCTGACGACGACCGACCCGGAGACGGCGCGTTATGCCTCCGAGCTGTGCGGGAAGGCAGATCGCACACGGATCAGCTACACCGTCTCCGAGTCCTCCACCAATGCCAATGTCAGTTGGTTGAGTGGCCGGACATCATCCAGCAAGGGCTCTGTCTCTGCCTCGAAGTCATACCAGAAACATAAGGAACCGCTGTTCGAAGAGAAGGTATTCTTCGACCTCAAAAATGCGCAGTCCGTGGTAGTCGCCTTTGACGGTATCAGCCCTCTACCGCCAACGTACTGCTATCTCAAACCTGACTTCCTACCTGCCACCATGAGTTGGTTCGATCAGGAACTGATTGATTTTGATCCCAGGAGAATACTCGCATGAGCTTTGAAGTCATTATTCCGTTTCTTAAACCAATTGAACATCTCCTCGCCAGCAAGACTGTCTCCGAGATCATGGTGAATCCTGATGGTTCTGTCTGGATGGAAGAGAAGGGTCATATCGAGTTGCAGCCCGGCGTCCGATTTGAGGATGGAGCATTACTGACGGGCCTTGAAGTGATCGCAAACCGCTTTGGCAAGAAGCTCGATGCCGACTCGCCCATCATGAATCTGCGCCTGCCGGATGGGAGCCGCATGGCGGCACTCATTCCACCCGTGGTCAATCCCCAACCCATGATGACCATCCGCAAATTTACTTCGCGTAATTTCACGATGAATGATCTGATCGAGCGCAGGATGGTCACTGCCGAGCAGGCACAACAACTCTCCAACGCGGTCCGCCGCGGCGACAATCTCCTGATCTCCGGGGGTACGGGTGCCGGCAAAACAACTCTCACAAACGTCGTTGCAAGTTTCATTCCCGATTCGGATCGCATCCTTGTCCTTGAGGACGTTGCTGAACTATATATAAGGAAGCAACACGTCGTCTCCGCGGAAGCTCAGCTTGATACGCACAAGAGTCAGATTGGATTCAGTGACTTGCTAAAAGCCACGCTGCGCCATCGTCCGGACCGCATCATCGTGGGCGAGATTCGCGGTCCGGAGGCGCGCGTCTTCCTCGACGCTTTGAACACCGGACATCGCGGATCGCTGTCCACCATCCACGCCAACGGCGCCAATGATGCTCTACGGCGTTTGGCACAGCTCGCAATGCGCGGTTCGGCTGGGGTTCCGCTCCACGAGGTTGAGGACGAATGTAGAAGATCCATCGATCTGGTCACGCATGTAATGAACCAGGATGGATGGCGGCGGATTACAGAAATCCGAACGGTCTCTGACTCCTGTGGAACAGGACAGACGTGTGCGGAACCACCTAAATGCAAATCGAGGTCAGTTAGCAGCAAGTTCGACTTAGTATGCAAGTTTCGTCAGGAAGAGCCTAAGAGCGGATCATAAACGCATGTGCCCGTTGGATGGACTAGCCACGTCTCAACGACACTTTTGCATATCGCCAATGGGGACGAGTAGTTGGGCCGCTGTACCTGTAGCCACACCGCCGGCACTCGCATGTGCGTCCGGCTGAATCTCATCCATCATCGGAATGCGATATGACGTAGAAGTTAGGGACAAGACCGCGTTGCCGACACTATTGATTAGATTGATTGTTTGGGGAACGACATCGAGGACTCCTCCCACAGCTCCGGCGACATGATCCCACACCGAGCAATTTCCCAATGCCCATGCTGATCGACTCCCCCAAGAGGATTGTTCTGCATATAACCGTACAGGTTGAGCGTTTGCGGATTGCCCAGCTTCGCATACGGGACCGGCTCTTCTTGCGCGCTCCAATCGGGCGACATGAACCTACCGGTACTGGAGCTGTAGTATCTGGCACCGAAGTAGTCCAGCCCTGATTCAGCATCTCGTTCTTTGCCGGTAAACTTGTATGCAAGTGTACAAATGCTAGCCGTAGTCGTAGATGAACCGGTCTCTGTCATAGCTGAAGCTGCAAGAGAATCTTGTCGTTATCGTCGTCCGTCTTTACGGTGCTACTGACTAAATTTCCATGCCCCACCGCTACAACCGTCATTTCCACTCCGGGGGGGACGTCGATGGTCGTCAAACCGTTGGCCCCGGTCTTGTACCACCTTTCGTGCTGGGCGGTCGCATCTCGAACGAGCACAGCTACAGCAGGAATTGGTTTTCCTGCCCGGTCTTGTACCTCGACATCACGATGCTTTATGTGACCTATCGTCACGGTATTTCCGCTAGTCGGCATCACGGCCAGCGGAAGCTTCAAATCGAATGACTCACTCTTGACCATGAGCTCGCGAACTGTGGTTTGGCACAAGCCGTACGGACATGTCGCGATAAGCTGGTATGGACCAGAGGGAAGATCGCGCGCCGGGATTGTTCCATTTTTATCTGAAAGCGCCCTAAAAACCTCTCCGCCACCCTCCAGCGGCTTTACTATCACCAGAACGTCGGGAAATCCCGCGCCTGTTTGGTCAACCACGACAACATGAAGCGGTGCCGCGTTGGCGCAGAGCAGAGAAGAGAAGTTGGCGAAGAGAAACAAAAACAAAAATCTTACTCTCATTGTGGGCATGAACCTCCTGTGCAGGCCGTTTTCTGCTGCGCTGCTTGTTGAGTTGCTCCCTGCTTCAAGATGTTGGCAGCGGCACCATCATATTGAGCGTTCGGCTGGAAGCTCTGACCTGCGGCTCCTAATGCTCCTACTATCTGCTGCGCACGGCCTTCGGCTGTTCCTCCGGTCGTGTTGTTCGCGCCTGGCGCGCTTGGCGCATCACCAGCAGCTCCCGCAGCGGCAGCCCCTTGGAAAGTCTTGGCCCCAAGGATGTCTGTTACATGCTGATCTTCATGAGTGAAGGCAGTTAATCCAGTCTGGAAATCGCTCTTCCCGGTTGCGTTGGCAATCGTCGAAATATTTGCATTGTCCAACGTCACACTTGCGCCCCCGATGGCTCCGGGAGTGCTTCCGGGAACTGGAACTGTTGTACCGGCAGTTATGCTCATCGTCCCATTCCCATTGCTGACCGCAGGCAGTGTCCCAAGCCCAAAAGAAACAGGAAGGTTGCTAGACGCTATTGCATTGACTGTTGCCGCGCCTTGTGGCGTGCGGAGCAGTGTCGAAATGTACTGCTGAACCTGCTGCTGCATCGCAGCACTCACAACAAAGTAGTGTCCATCTGGATCAACACCACTAAGCGGATTGTTTCGCACATAGCTGTACAGATTCAGCGTCTGAGGATCGTCAAGTTTGCTGTACGGTACGGGCTCCGCCTTGGCCGCCCAGTCCGGCGACATGAACCGTCCCATATCCGAGGCGTAGTACCTGGCCCCGAAGTAGTCGAGTCCTGATTCTGTGTCTCGTTCTTTGCCGGTAAAGTGGGTTGGATCGTTCCCGATGGAGCTAAGCGCGTCGCCAAAGGGTAGCGAGGTGTATGAGGCGGGACTAATTGGCACAGCCTGCGACGAGATATCTCCCTGTCCGGCGCTCTCGTATCGTTTGGTATCCAACCAGTCCGCTCCAGACCAAAAGAACTGATTCGGCTGCCAAGACCCGATCTTTTCTCCATCGATGGAAGCGCTCTGGACCACATAGCCTGTCGTCAGGTTGTTATTGATCAGCGTCTGACCGTTTTGGTCGTGCAGGAAAACTTGTGCCCCGTTCGGCCCACTTTCAAACACAAGTTGACCTTCTGAATCGTACCTATATTTTGCAGTTCCAGCCAGAGCATTGGCGGTAGCGAGACTATCATCGGGATAATACGCGTAAGTTTGGCCCAAGTTGTCCTTGGTGATATTCCCCGCGTTGTCGTAGGCAAAGCCTCCGCTTGCGTCGGCATGGTTGTTGTTTTTCGAATAGGTGAAGCTGGGCTGCGGAGCGGAGCCTGTTCCCGAAGCAGTCTGAGCCCATCGATTGCCGAACGAATCATAGGTCCAGCCAAGGATTAGGCCAGCTGCAGAGGTTGCGCCAGTAAGCCGATTGAGGAAGTCGTAGGTGTAGCTCCAGTTTCCATTAATGCTGTCGTTCGATGTGTGCACGTTTCCGTTTGGGTAATAGGTCGCCGCAACGCTGTAGCCGATCGAAGACGCTGCCTGAAATTGACTGTTGGACAGCAACCTGCCTCGATTGTCATATGTCCTGTTCTCGGTCAAGCCATTTCCTAATAATCGGGTGGCCAGCGTGCCAAATGGGCTATAGGTAGCGTTCGCAAAGATTTGGTGCGAATAGACGGTTCCCAATGCAGAGGTTGTACTCTTGTTCGAGCTTGCCGCCGTTACGTGCCCTGCGTCGTCGCGGGTCATGGAGATATAGATTCCTCCTCCATTATTGATAAACGTTACATTGCCCGCAAGGTCATAGAGTTGGGCATTGTTTCCCGTTGATGTATTTACTGCAGATCCAGAAGAGGCGGGTAGCTGAAAATACCTTGTAAGCTGACGGCCCATCGCATCATAAGCATAGCTGTAGCGCGAATAGATACCCGCATACTGGGACCAAGCCGAACTGAGACGGCCAATCGTATTTGTCAGGCTAAACGTTCCCCACGAAACTGTCTTCTCGTCGTAGTTGTAGAAGAAAGATGCGCCAGTTTTGTTCGAGGGCGTCTTCGAAATTAGCCGGTTCAAGCCGTCATAGCTGTAGATGGTTCCGATAGCGCGTGCGTCCGTTTTAGATCCTAAATTGCCGTTTGCGTCGTAGCTGTAGCTCTCCACTCCTGCGGGTAGCGGAGTGGTAGCGGACGCTGGGCACGGCGCATAGCTGTTTTCCGGATTGGACGCACATATTAGCCGAGAGAGTGAATCGGATGTAAAGCTGCGCGTCCGTGGCAATTCTCCGCTCGCGCCTATTTGATTGACATTGGTTAGGTTATTGAGAACATCATAAGTGTAGTCTGTCTCCAGAGTAGGAATTGGGCTCGTCGCAGATGGTTCCAAGACCTGAGTTAGTCTACCGATAGCGTCCATGGTTCGCTTCCACTGATTGCCAACCTCATCTGTGGCAGTCGTTGCGCTTCCGGAATAAGACCAGCTTAGAGTGCTTCCATCCGCTTGTGTTTGTAATGTCTTTCTACCTAATGCATCGTAGGTATAGCCGGTGGTGCCGTAAGTTGAATCCGTTTTGTGCCGATAAGGATTCGATAAAGAAGAGACGTTACTGAGACCATCATACAAGGTGTCTACATAGTCGGTTCCTGACGGGTCCGAGGTAAGTTGAGATTGAACAACACGGCGCATGCCATCCATAACGGTAACGCTAGTTTCCGAAGGACCGGAAGTGCTAAGGAGACGTGAGGAGGTCACACTTGGAACGGAATCGTTGTAAGTAGTGGTGGCCACTCCAAGATCAGGGTAGTTCACCCTCGTTAGGCGATTCAGTGGATCGGCATAGGTGTATGAGGTGGTTTGCCCGTTCGGGTCCGTCGTACTTGCAAGTTCGCCTGTCACGTAACTGTACGAGAAAGAGCTGCTGTGACCCAAGGGGTCGGTGATCAGTGTCAGATAAGCACTCGAGTTTCCTGCCGCGTTTCCCCCAGCCGGGCTGTCTGTATAACCGTAAGTAGTCGTGTGGGTTGTTCCAGTTAGGTCCGTACATGCACTGTTTCCGCAAGGGTCGGTGACGG
This Tunturibacter gelidoferens DNA region includes the following protein-coding sequences:
- a CDS encoding RHS repeat-associated core domain-containing protein → MAYFLLVASSRGQVIDPVTAQKEPIPEAGHNYIGIGAETVNPADGSVSFNLPITPAPGRQLSLPFSIRFNSSAPFYVTNNQVSQYFKWTTPTVNKMPTSFDLNGWSYALPIYQAQAYVSSVSPSPSGTNYCWSTENYTFLDFDGRLLPLGVQNNWPWVDNPTPGACPQTTYPSGGAGAYGTSVSLGTPPAGTVGVQPPLAVTDRSGTVYQFPTGPGINTSPTVVAGGITPFGALAQTITDRNGNQISLNGTSVYLSGSILASGSYKDTAGRTAVSWSGLGNTAGDQITISGLTNNVSVKWTTTNVTLPQTIESTYGSSCGFLAGAASLPTQVVSEIDLPNGQKYSFTYGGTWGLLSKITYPDGGYVRYVWGTNSSSNATLQTWTGQPSGSCSAIFDSAAITDRYVSYDGSSESLHQNFSSYSTTWQILNGFTPTWTAKNTTVSTYELVRSQWALSGVTNYSYVNNGDGSFGDGLPVESSISYLDGSNHPLKTVNKSWLDPYVMIGEQTILNNGQGMTTLRCPDQFDNIAAVYEYNFQSAGAKPADPACAGLGNVTLSNGLNTAAIGPLMRQTKIAYHNFFSSGTHILDEPDSVTMSDGSGNQVKQTTYLYDKGTVAASGAKTGLASAPGLRGNATSVSQWLNTNNSVLSTTYTYFDTGQINTVTDPCGNSACTDLTGTTHTTTYGYTDSPAGGNAAGNSSAYLTLITDPLGHSSSFSYSYVTGELASTTDPNGQTTSYTYADPLNRLTRVNYPDLGVATTTYNDSVPSVTSSRLLSTSGPSETSVTVMDGMRRVVQSQLTSDPSGTDYVDTLYDGLSNVSSLSNPYRHKTDSTYGTTGYTYDALGRKTLQTQADGSTLSWSYSGSATTATDEVGNQWKRTMDAIGRLTQVLEPSATSPIPTLETDYTYDVLNNLTNVNQIGASGELPRTRSFTSDSLSRLICASNPENSYAPCPASATTPLPAGVESYSYDANGNLGSKTDARAIGTIYSYDGLNRLISKTPSNKTGASFFYNYDEKTVSWGTFSLTNTIGRLSSAWSQYAGIYSRYSYAYDAMGRQLTRYFQLPASSGSAVNTSTGNNAQLYDLAGNVTFINNGGGIYISMTRDDAGHVTAASSNKSTTSALGTVYSHQIFANATYSPFGTLATRLLGNGLTENRTYDNRGRLLSNSQFQAASSIGYSVAATYYPNGNVHTSNDSINGNWSYTYDFLNRLTGATSAAGLILGWTYDSFGNRWAQTASGTGSAPQPSFTYSKNNNHADASGGFAYDNAGNITKDNLGQTYAYYPDDSLATANALAGTAKYRYDSEGQLVFESGPNGAQVFLHDQNGQTLINNNLTTGYVVQSASIDGEKIGSWQPNQFFWSGADWLDTKRYESAGQGDISSQAVPISPASYTSLPFGDALSSIGNDPTHFTGKERDTESGLDYFGARYYASDMGRFMSPDWAAKAEPVPYSKLDDPQTLNLYSYVRNNPLSGVDPDGHYFVVSAAMQQQVQQYISTLLRTPQGAATVNAIASSNLPVSFGLGTLPAVSNGNGTMSITAGTTVPVPGSTPGAIGGASVTLDNANISTIANATGKSDFQTGLTAFTHEDQHVTDILGAKTFQGAAAAGAAGDAPSAPGANNTTGGTAEGRAQQIVGALGAAGQSFQPNAQYDGAAANILKQGATQQAAQQKTACTGGSCPQ